Proteins found in one Cervus canadensis isolate Bull #8, Minnesota chromosome 24, ASM1932006v1, whole genome shotgun sequence genomic segment:
- the PHC2 gene encoding polyhomeotic-like protein 2 isoform X3, whose translation MTSGNGNSASSITGTAPQNGENKPPQAIVKPQILTHVIEGFVIQEGAEPFPVGRSSLLVGNLKKKYAQGFLPEKLPQQDHTTTTDSEMEEPYLQESKEEGTPLKLKCELCGRVDFAYKFKRSKRFCSMACAKRYNVGCTKRVGLFHSDRSKLQKAGATTHNRRRASKASLPTLTKDTKKQPTGTVPLSVTAALQLTHSQEDSSRCSDNSSYEEPLSPISASSSTSRRRQGPRDLELPDVHMRDLVGMGHHFLPSEPTKWNVDDVYEFIRSLPGCQEIAEEFRAQEIDGQALLLLKEDHLMSAMNIKLGPALKIYARISMLKDS comes from the exons ATGACCTCAGGGAACGGAAACTCTGCCTCCAGCATCACCGGCACTGCCCCCCAGAATGGTGAGAATAAACCACCACAGGCCATTGTGAAACCCCAAATCCTGACGCATGTTATCGAAGGGTTTGTGATCCAGGAGGGGGCGGAGCCTTTCCCG GTGGGACGCTCGTCCCTGCTGGTGGGGAATCTCAAGAAGAAGTATGCACAGgggttcttgcctgagaaacttCCGCAGCAGGACCATACCACCACCACTGACTCAGAGATGGAGGAGCCCTATCTGCAAG AATCCAAAGAGGAGGGTACTCCCCTCAAACTCAAGTGCGAGCTCTGTGGCCGGGTGGACTTCGCCTACAAGTTCAAGCGTTCCAAGCGCTTCTGTTCCATGGCTTGTGCAAAAAG GTACAACGTGGGGTGCACCAAACGAGTGGGGCTTTTCCACTCGGACCGGAGCAAGCTGCAGAAGGCAGGAGCCACTACCCACAACCGCCGTCGGGCCAGCAAAGCCAGTCTGCCAACACTTACCAAGGATACCAAGAAGCAG CCGACAGGCACCGTACCCCTTTCAGTTACGGCTGCCCTGCAGCTAACGCACAGCCAGGAAGACTCCAGCCGTTGCTCAGATAACTCAAGCTATGAGGAACCCTTGTCACCCATCTCAGCCAGCTCGTCCACCTCCCGCCGGCGACAAGGCCCGCGGGACCTGGAGCTCCCTGACGTGCACATGCGGGACCTGGTGGGCATGGGCCACCACTTCCTGCCAAGTGAGCCCACCAAGTGGAACGTGGACGACGTCTACGAATTCATCCGCTCTCTGCCAG GCTGCCAGGAAATCGCGGAGGAGTTCCGTGCCCAGGAGATCGACGGGCAAGCTCTGCTGCTGCTCAAGGAGGACCACCTGATGAGCGCCATGAACATCAAGCTGGGGCCCGCCCTCAAGATCTACGCACGCATCAGCATGCTCAAGGACTCCTAG